ACGGTTCTTGCGCTCAATGCGGGCCTGGCGGTTGCGCTCGGAATCGGCGGCTGGTCCGCCGATTCCAGCGCCCTGCTGGCCAATGCGGTCGACAACGCTTCGGACGCTGCGGTCTACCTGATCAGCTTCCTCGCGATCGGCCGAGCCGGCTCGTGGAAGCGGGGCGCGGCGCGTTTTTCGGGCGTGATGCTCCTCATCTTCGGCGCCGGCGTCCTTCTGGACGCCGGTCGTCGATTCCTGGTCGGAACCGAACCGATCGGCCCAACCATGATGGGGCTCGCGATCGTCGCGGCGATCATCAACCTCATCTGCCTGCAGTTGATCCGCCGCCAGGACAGCGGCGACGTCAACATGAAGGCGGCCGAGACTTTCAGCTTTAACGATTTCGCCTCCAACGGAGGAATCCTCGTCGCGGGGGGGCTCGTACTGTGGCTCGACCAGGCTTGGCCGGACCTCGTGGTCGGTGTGCTCGTCGCGGCCATCGCGGTGAAGGGCGGCGTGGACATCTTGCGAGATGCCGCGCGCACCAAAGTATAGGAGAACGATGAATGACCTCCGCAACCAAATCTGGCGATACGGCGGAAGCTCACGATCATGCGACCGGCGATGGCCATGCCCACGGTGAAGGCGGCATCCTTGGAGCCAATACCGAACTGATCTTCGCCCTCGCGTCGGGGGCGGC
This DNA window, taken from Brevundimonas subvibrioides ATCC 15264, encodes the following:
- a CDS encoding cation transporter encodes the protein MIARNQNDRQQGRTLLTVLALNAGLAVALGIGGWSADSSALLANAVDNASDAAVYLISFLAIGRAGSWKRGAARFSGVMLLIFGAGVLLDAGRRFLVGTEPIGPTMMGLAIVAAIINLICLQLIRRQDSGDVNMKAAETFSFNDFASNGGILVAGGLVLWLDQAWPDLVVGVLVAAIAVKGGVDILRDAARTKV